A window of the Peromyscus leucopus breed LL Stock chromosome 22, UCI_PerLeu_2.1, whole genome shotgun sequence genome harbors these coding sequences:
- the LOC114696369 gene encoding BAG family molecular chaperone regulator 4-like has translation MSALRRSGYGPSDGPSYGRYYGPGGGDVPVHVPPPLYPPLRPEPPQPPVSWRGRGGAPAETTWPGEGAGGDAYYPSGGAWAEPGRAGGGHQEQPPYPGYNSNYWNSVRPRAPYPSAYPVRPELQGQSLNSYTNGAYGPPYPPGPGPNTASYSGAYYVPGYTQSNYSTEVPSTYRSPGNSPTPVSRWIYSQQDCQTETPPLRGQVPGYPASQNPAMTLPHYPYGDGNRTVPQSGSTVRPQDGAWASGAYGMGACYPWPSAAPSVAPGNLYLTESASAWPGNSSPQPPPSPPPQQAKDSSYSYNQSGQGMSRHGFPCSVHQYEFSGAANNENSDLLDSQVQYSAEPQLYGNATSDHPSNPVQSNNLPEECFSSDEGTPPSIKKIIHVLEKVQYLEQEVEEFVGKKTDKAYWLLEEMLTKELLELDSVETGGQDSVRQARKEAVCKIQAILEKLEKKGL, from the coding sequence ATGTCGGCCCTGAGGCGCTCGGGCTACGGCCCCAGTGACGGCCCTTCGTACGGCCGCTACTATGGGCCCGGCGGAGGCGATGTCCCGGTGCACGTACCCCCGCCCTTATACCCTCCTCTGCGCCCcgagcctccccagcctcccgtTTCCTGGCGAGGGCGCGGGGGCGCCCCGGCCGAGACCACCTGGCCCGGGGAAGGCGCAGGTGGCGATGCCTACTACCCCTCGGGAGGCGCCTGGGCAGAGCCGGGGAGAGCCGGAGGCGGACACCAGGAACAGCCACCATATCCTGGCTATAATTCTAACTACTGGAATTCTGTGCGACCGAGAGCCCCATACCCAAGTGCATATCCTGTGAGACCAGAGTTACAAGGCCAGAGTTTGAATTCTTATACAAATGGAGCATATGGTCCACCATACCCTCCTGGTCCTGGACCAAATACTGCCTCATACTCTGGGGCTTATTATGTACCTGGCTACACTCAAAGCAATTACTCCACGGAAGTTCCAAGCACTTACCGATCACCTGGTAACAGTCCAACCCCAGTCTCTCGTTGGATCTATTCCCAGCAGGACTGTCAGACAGAAACACCTCCTCTCCGGGGTCAGGTCCCAGGGTACCCTGCTTCACAGAACCCTGCAATGACCTTGCCCCATTATCCCTATGGAGATGGTAACCGCACTGTGCCACAGTCAGGATCAACTGTCCGACCACAAGATGGTGCCTGGGCTTCTGGTGCTTATGGGATGGGGGCCTGTTACCCCTGGCCTTCAGCTGCACCCTCAGTCGCACCTGGGAATCTCTACTTGACAGAAAGTGCTTCAGCCTGGCCTGGCAACAGTTCTCCTCAGCCACCTCCTTCACCGCCACCCCAACAAGCTAAGGACTCCTCCTACTCCTATAACCAGTCGGGTCAAGGCATGAGCCGGCATGGCTTTCCTTGCAGTGTCCATCAGTATGAGTTTTCGGGAGCAGCGAACAATGAGAATTCAGACCTTCTGGATTCTCAAGTCCAATACAGTGCTGAGCCTCAGCTGTATGGTAATGCCACCAGTGACCATCCCAGCAATCCAGTTCAGAGTAATAATCTCCCTGAAGAGTGTTTCTCTTCAGATGAAGGCACGCCTCCaagtattaaaaaaatcatacatgTGCTGGAGAAGGTCCAGTATCTTGAGCAAGAAGTCGAAGAGTTTGTAGGGAAAAAGACAGACAAGGCATACTGGCTTCTGGAAGAAATGCTGACGAAGGAACTCTTAGAACTGGATTCTGTTGAAACTGGGGGCCAGGACTCAGTCCGTCAGGCCAGGAAAGAGGCCGTCTGTAAGATCCAGGCCATACTGGAGAAATTAGAGAAAAAGGGATTATGA